The following are from one region of the Nicotiana tomentosiformis chromosome 7, ASM39032v3, whole genome shotgun sequence genome:
- the LOC138896066 gene encoding uncharacterized protein, whose translation MADLIELGMVDFDIIMGMDWLYSCFAKLDCRTRTIRFKFPNESVIEWKGDDAVPKGVFPDELLGIPLDREIDFVIDVMPGTQPISILPYRMAPTELKELKEQLKDLLEKSFIKPSVSPWGALVLFGAKYFSKIDLRSGNHQLNIREQDVLRTAFGTRYGHFEFLVHRLASLGVRLADSSEGGVSVQNRAESSLVVKVKEKRFNDPLLVQLKEGIHKHKTMAFYLGMDDGTLGYQGRLCVPNVDGLQERIMTEAHTSRYSVHLGSIKMYHDLKKVYWWNDMKRNVADFVARCPNCQQVKAEHQRPGGLAQNIEILTWMWDMINMDFMVGLPRTPRKFDSIWVIVVQLTKSAHFLPIKATDTAK comes from the exons atggccgatctcattgaattggggatggtcgattttgatataataatgggaatggattggctttattcatgttttgccaagcttgactgTCGAACCAGAACCATTAGGTTTAAATTCccaaatgagtcagtgattgaatggaagggggatgatgcggtgccgaagg gggtctttccggatgagctccttgGGATCCCgctagacagggagattgattttgtgattgatgtgatgccaggcacgcaacctatatctattctaccttacagaatggcaccgacagaattgaaagagctaaaagaacaattgaaagatttgttagaaaagagTTTCATCaagccgagtgtgtcgccttggggcgcactggtgcttttt ggtgctaagtacttctccaagattgatttaagatccgggaaTCATCAATTGAATATCAGGGAGCAAGATGTTCTGAGAACAGCTTTCGGGActcgatatgggcactttgaatttctg gttcatcggttggctagtttgggagttcgtcttgcggactctagtgaaggaggggtgagtGTGCAAAATAGAGCTGAATCGTCGCTTGTGGTGAAAGTCAAGGAGAAGCGAttcaatgatccattgttggtacaactgaaggaggggattcataaacataaaaccATGGCCTTttatcttggcatggatgatggtaccctagggtaccaagggcgtctatgtgttccaaatgtggatggtctccaggaaagaatcatgaccgaggctcacacttctaggtattccgtgcacttGGGCTCtataaagatgtatcatgatcttaagaaagtctattggtggaacgatatgaagaggaatgtagcggactttgtggcaagatgtccaaattgtcagcaagtgaaggctgaacaccaaaggcccggtgggttggcacagaacatagagaTTCTGACGTGGATGTGGGatatgatcaatatggactttatgGTAGGGCTACCTCGCACTCCACGAAAAttcgactcaatttgggtgattgtggttcaactcacgaaatcagcacacttcttgccgattaaggctaccgacacagcaaaATAg